A stretch of Camelina sativa cultivar DH55 chromosome 18, Cs, whole genome shotgun sequence DNA encodes these proteins:
- the LOC104761287 gene encoding uncharacterized protein PAM68-like, with translation MRALLCSHNFLPLSSLSRTTLNTKPQNPKTLISNNRPRWESKLHAGPKGFQSTKSSEKPGRPDPDPEDDDPPIPQEVFERMMGRIVVSVGTPLGLGVAILKILEVVKDRHVWDVPLWVPFLTTLVTFGSSALGIAYGSLSTNLDPTKTNSVFGLKEAKENWVEMWKED, from the coding sequence atgagagcTCTCTTGTGCTCACACAATTTCCTACCATTATCATCTCTCTCAAGAACAACTCTAAACACTAAACCACAGAATCCAAAAACCCTAATATCTAACAACAGACCAAGATGGGAATCCAAGCTCCACGCTGGACCCAAGGGGTTTCAATCTACTAAAAGCTCTGAAAAACCCGGCCGACCAGACCCGGACCCGGAAGACGACGACCCGCCGATACCTCAAGAAGTGTTCGAGAGGATGATGGGAAGGATTGTGGTGTCTGTGGGAACACCTTTGGGCCTGGGAGTGGCAATCTTGAAAATACTCGAGGTTGTGAAAGATAGACACGTCTGGGACGTGCCTTTGTGGGTTCCATTCTTGACCACACTCGTGACCTTTGGTTCGTCGGCTCTTGGGATTGCGTACGGAAGCTTGTCCACAAACCTGGACCCGACCAAGACTAACTCTGTTTTCGGACTCAAAGAGGCAAAGGAGAATTGGGTAGAGATGTGGAAAGAAGACTAG